Below is a window of Paramagnetospirillum magneticum AMB-1 DNA.
CAGCCCCCGTTTCTCGGCGAACTGGCGCAGCTTCACGAAGCTCATGGCCGCCGAGGTATCGATGCCGGAGACGCGGCGGAAGTCGAACACCACCGCCTCGACCATGTCCGGCCCCGGATCGCCGCAGCGCCCGATCACCCGGGTCAGCAGCTTGTTGGCGGTGCCGAAGAACATGAAGCCCTGCAGGCTGTAGATCAGGATACGGCCGCCATGGGCCTTGAGCAGCGCCACCTCTTCCCGGGGGCGGTCCACGTTGGAGGACACGTCGGCGGCGGTCAGCTCGTGCTTGGCCACCGCCACGCGGGAATAATTGACCACAAACAGCACCACGCAGGCGACGATGCCCACCGCCGCGCCCTGCAGGTAGCCGAAGGTCCCGACCACGGCGACGATCATCACGATGATGGCGTAATCGGCCCCCGGCATGTGGTGGCGGCCGTCCACCAGCCATTCCTCCAGGAAGCCCAGGCCGATGAACATCAACAGGCCGCCCAGCACCGCCTTGGGAAACAGGGCCAACGGCTCGGTGCCGATCACCAGCATGGCCAGGCAGACCAGCGCCGAGATCAGCCCCACCAGCCGCGAGCACACCCCCATCTTCAGCACCATGGAGGACAGGCCCAGGGTGTGGAAGCCGATGATGCCGCCGCCCGCTCCCGATACCAGATTGGCGATGCCGGCGATCTTCAGCTCGCGGTTCAGATCCATGTCCTGGTTGGCCGCCACCTCGATGCCGCTGGAATTGAGCAGCACGCCGATGGCGCTGATCAGAAGGATGGTCGACACCGACCCGGCCTGGTCGGCGATCATCAGCCAGTCGGCCGACAGCGCCCGGATCACCGCGTCGGGACGCCAGCCCCCGGCGGCGGGAAGATGTCCCAGCAGATACCCCCCCTGCTCCAGCCCCTCCAGGCTCTGCCCCAGCAGCCGGGCGACCAGATGGTAGCCGAGGATGCCGCCGGCCAGCAGCAGGGGCAGGGTCGCCACATGCTTCCAGCGCCGCATGCCGACGATCAGCACCAGGGCGAAGGCCAGCCCCGGCATCCACTTCACCGCCTCGGCCACGGCGAACAGGTGGGGCACGCCCTCCAGGGTGGGGGCATGGCCGGTCATCACCTTGATGGCGCCCTTGACCAGCAGCCAGCCGGTGCCGGCCAGAAAGCCGCCGATCACCGGATAGGGAATGAAGCGGATGAACCCGCCCAGGCGGAAATAGCCCAGCGCGAACAGCAGGCCGCCGGTCAGCGCCGTGGCCAGCATCAGGGCGCTGGCCACCGTGGCGAACACCTGCTCGGGATCGGTGCCGGGCGGCGTCTCGGCCACGATCAGCGAGGCCATCAGCGCGAGGATGGGAGCGATCTTGTCCTGGGGAAAGGCGATGGTGCCGGGATACGAGCTGAACAGCGCCACCAGCGCCCCCACCACCACGGCGGTGAACAGGGCCATGCCGATGGCGGTGCCCACATGCCCGGCCAGTTCGCCGGAAAAGATCAGCACGGCGAAGGACAGGGACAGGATTACCACCACCAGTCCGGTGACGGCGCCGGCGACAAGGGCGGCGGGCAACTCTTGCCTGCTGATCGTCATCACCACCTCCCCGCCAGGACCATTGGGCTTAGCGCGGCCTCAATGGCCGCCCATGTATCCACGTGAATGGTAGTCTGATCCGCATAGGCTGTTAAGCGATATCGGAGCGATATGGAAAAGTCGCAATCAGGCCTTGGGAAAAGCCACGAGGAAGGTGCTGCCGACGCCCATTTCGGACTCGACCCAGATGCGTCCGCCGTGGTGCTCGGCGATCTTGCGGCAGACCGCCAGGCCGATGCCGGTGCCCTCGAACTGCTCGCGGGCGACCAGGCGCTGGAAAATGCCGAACACCCGCTTCAGGTCGTCGGGAGGAATGCCGATGCCGTTGTCCTTGACTCCCACGACCCATTCCGCCCCCTGGGCGCGGCAGAGCACCTCGATGCGCGGCTGGCGGCCTTCGGGCATGTACTTGATGGCATTGGCGATCAGGTTCTGGAACAGGCGGACCAGTTCGCCGCCATCGCCGGAAATGGTCGGAAGACCGTCCGGCACCACCACCTCGGAGCCGCTCTCGGCGACGGCCACTTCGAGATAGCGGAGGGCATTGCTCACTACCTCGCCCAGGCTGACCGGCTCCATGGGGGCGGTGATGCGGCCGATGCGCGAATATTCCAGCAGATCGACGATCATGCGGTCCAGGCGCCGGGCGCCGTCGATGGCAAAGCCGAAGAAGTCGCGGGCGTCCTGGTCGAAGCTGGCGGAAAGCTTCTTTTCCAACAGGGCGAGATAGGCGCTGATCATGCGCAGGGGCTGGCGCAGGTCGTGGGAGGCCACATAGGCGAACTGTTCCAGTTCCTCGTTGGAGCGGCGCAGTTCCTCCACCAGTTCGGCCAGCTTGGCGGCGGCCTTCTTCTGCTCGGTGATGTCGCTCTTGACGGCCAGGTAGTTGGTGATGACTCCTTCGATGTTCTGGATCGGCTGAATGGTGGCCTGTTCCCAGTAAAGCTCTCCGCTTTTGCGCCGGTTGATCAGCTCGCCTTCCCACTTCTCGCCGGCCGACAGCGCGGCCCACATGTTCTGGAAGGTTTCCGGCGGCGTGGTGTCGGACCTGAGGATGCGGGGGTTGCGGCCAATCACCTCGTCCATGGAATAGCCGGTGATCCGCAGGAAACTGCTGTTGACGTACTGGATCTCGGCGTTGAGATCGGTAATGACGATGGAGACGGGGCTCTGCTCCACCGCGCGGTTCAGCATGTGCATGCGGTGGGCGTTCTCCACCGCGGCGGTGATGTCGCTGCCGGTGCCGCGATAGCCGATGAACACGCCGTCATCGTCGAACCGGGGCAGGCCGTTGACCTTGATCCACCGCGCCCGGCCGTTACCGTCTTCCAGCCAGTACTTGAAGTCGCGGAACGGCCGCTGGGCGGTCAGATCGGCGATATGGGCCTGCCACTGGTCGGAATCGATCTCCATGCGCTCGCTGACGATGTCCCACGAACGCTTACCCAGCAGGTCGTCGGACATGATGTTCATCACCGTCTCGAAGGACGACG
It encodes the following:
- a CDS encoding sensor histidine kinase, translating into MSERRRILILIAVVQTVGLAALLMLPPGPPAWAVAGLGVALTLVLVARCGRAEGAALQALRAEIGPLRKERDRLSLLSEVVKESSERYREYSEAAADWFWESDAEQRFTFFSSSFETVMNIMSDDLLGKRSWDIVSERMEIDSDQWQAHIADLTAQRPFRDFKYWLEDGNGRARWIKVNGLPRFDDDGVFIGYRGTGSDITAAVENAHRMHMLNRAVEQSPVSIVITDLNAEIQYVNSSFLRITGYSMDEVIGRNPRILRSDTTPPETFQNMWAALSAGEKWEGELINRRKSGELYWEQATIQPIQNIEGVITNYLAVKSDITEQKKAAAKLAELVEELRRSNEELEQFAYVASHDLRQPLRMISAYLALLEKKLSASFDQDARDFFGFAIDGARRLDRMIVDLLEYSRIGRITAPMEPVSLGEVVSNALRYLEVAVAESGSEVVVPDGLPTISGDGGELVRLFQNLIANAIKYMPEGRQPRIEVLCRAQGAEWVVGVKDNGIGIPPDDLKRVFGIFQRLVAREQFEGTGIGLAVCRKIAEHHGGRIWVESEMGVGSTFLVAFPKA
- a CDS encoding SulP family inorganic anion transporter; the encoded protein is MTISRQELPAALVAGAVTGLVVVILSLSFAVLIFSGELAGHVGTAIGMALFTAVVVGALVALFSSYPGTIAFPQDKIAPILALMASLIVAETPPGTDPEQVFATVASALMLATALTGGLLFALGYFRLGGFIRFIPYPVIGGFLAGTGWLLVKGAIKVMTGHAPTLEGVPHLFAVAEAVKWMPGLAFALVLIVGMRRWKHVATLPLLLAGGILGYHLVARLLGQSLEGLEQGGYLLGHLPAAGGWRPDAVIRALSADWLMIADQAGSVSTILLISAIGVLLNSSGIEVAANQDMDLNRELKIAGIANLVSGAGGGIIGFHTLGLSSMVLKMGVCSRLVGLISALVCLAMLVIGTEPLALFPKAVLGGLLMFIGLGFLEEWLVDGRHHMPGADYAIIVMIVAVVGTFGYLQGAAVGIVACVVLFVVNYSRVAVAKHELTAADVSSNVDRPREEVALLKAHGGRILIYSLQGFMFFGTANKLLTRVIGRCGDPGPDMVEAVVFDFRRVSGIDTSAAMSFVKLRQFAEKRGLSLVFAGQNAEAGMVLERAGFVGAEGATWRSAPDLDHALEWSENRLLARLEVEARSKPRSLMADLAEDLGEPLQVARMMSFVETLDVPAGTVVLQQGSAAHDLFILESGQVTVRLITDNGTSIRLRTMHAGTVVGEMGLYLNEERSASVVADADCVIHRLTARNLIRMEAEAPSVAAAFHRLMARQLAERLRNTDHMIRALTD